The Chryseobacterium indicum genome includes a window with the following:
- a CDS encoding non-ribosomal peptide synthetase/type I polyketide synthase, with the protein MEKYTGLEIAIIGMAGRFPEADNITQYWNNLENGKDCISDFTEEEIILEGEPESLVKSSAYVKSNAYIKTKKYFDSEFFGYTPHEAELMDPQVRIYHECCWEALEDSGYTFSANDKVGVFSAASPSVAWQLFSTKNNQDNFVDGFTASHLRDATFLSSRISYKFNLKGPAILVHTACSSSLVSIHQACSSLLLGECNIAVAGGVNIVNYSKKGYLYQEGMIHSKDGRCRPFDAESSGTVGGEGAGVVILKRLKDAIKDRDNIYAIVKGSAINNDGSNKVGYTAPSVKGQAEVIRKAHKMAGIDQSTIGYIETHGTATSLGDSIEVEALNEVFGNCALNTCAIGSVKSNIGHLDTAAGVAGFIKTVLAIKNRKIPASLHFEQPNPRVDFKGGPFYVNNKLKDWDGNEPLRAGVSSFGIGGTNAHIVLQEAPEVPISSESRKNQLLVLSAKTSNSLNENIIRLNEFLKQNRNINLADTAFSLQKGRERFKYRKTVICSNIEDASDKLAESLSYNGVEAHTKEGVQNIIFMFPGQGTQYSNMCKDLYYSEKIFRNKVDECLAIASQYSSEDFRAILFQDRVSGKNINNTEVAQPLLFIIEYALAHLLQQWGIKPDYMIGHSIGEYVAACVSGVFTLNDAIRLVIKRGELMGKAEKGSMLSIEIESDKLNLPAGIDIAVINSEKSIVVSGTDQDIEEFSAELEKKGIINKKIHTSHAFHSRMMDNILDEFEKEFSHISIQKSQIPYISNITGDFVDDHQISQPSYWSRHLRNTVNFFKGTETLLKTGGACFIEVGPGRSLSNYVSDSSSMDDSHVIINMVRHAKQAIDDQEYLLGKLGSLWEHGVNINWDQFYSGEERNKVSLPTYAFEKLEYVTDFNLNKLLNTQLKEDNFTESFTGIEEYINVSYWKRSVLPNKAVELSESSSTFLVFSGDKEKFSDSIIRELRSYGQNVIEIQKGEEFSEINQNTFKLNIGSSEEVSELWKHFTQKEIIPHQIIYCLTLDEEYQKGNYDTLDKKINDGYLGLCNIAQSIAREGQSGKISINVIGNYLAQVMQNDEIDALKAMVYSPVQIIPSEISNVRCKIIDIPYPFHNKNEENEYIFKIENEIFYEASESPCVAYRYNERWVETFEQLQNNPKTESEVKITEKGVYLIIGGTGGIGLSIAEKLVEDHSADIILVHRSEFPEKKDWNNVLSSEETDETLRKKIQKIKNIENCGSKVTLYRSDVTDEKQVQELTLKIKNNYPSVNGIIWGAGEVDYGGIILNRAKDDFISYSSAKVHGLLLLEKYFDFSQLDFLALFSSVGNAIYQVKFGQIAYNAGNEFLENYAYAARKSGINAITINWCDWFDTGLTYDSVRKAENIQDRDLINSKIHNGIYPEKGIKIFFKCLQNKGTVYTIYPKDLNRNINQQRKKLENTRQEIFSLTSQDQEEGLINSEEVLIDLFSVFFGRKVSRESNFFELGGDSLKAMNLIARINQKISSNLTISDIYKFPTVKELTGMLGDLNPSLQDNRIPQAPLQKYYKTSAEQKRMYFLQAIDEQSTLYNETEVLRIFGKIDQLKVENIFKKIITRHESLRTALKIVNGELMQEILTDFSFRLEILPYEENREHETIQSFVRPFDLQNAPLLRVGLIEKNPEEYIMVIDSHHIVLDGVSRFVLREEFNIIYNDGEPEPMVLQYKDYAEWQNTPAQREKLDSQKKFWINEFSEEVHPLELPTDFPRPFERTNEGDFVKFIIGKEDSGTLRKMASEAGGTMYTVLLAVLNVFLGKLGNQEDIVIGTPVSGRQDADLENLIGMFVNTVCLRNYPKGENTFRDFLSEVKERTLISLENQSYQFEELVNDLKIQRDERRNPLFDTMFVYQNYEESKQVTNGLVIKPENFKINFSRFDLTLLVIDENEELHLRLIYSTEIFKRDTAERFVNYFREIIKQVTENQSVMLSEITIIPAEEKQKLLVDFNNTSIEYPGEKNVLDLFLRNVERTPDATALIHGDKKISFSELNEKADTITFKINTKLEGTGHKIGLIFKQSVEMIAAILAVIKSGNTYIPLSPEDPAERKKYILEDCQADILIIQDILRDENQGIFSEEKILVVKPNEEKGITKQYPKVTISPESLLYIIYTSGTTGKPKGVGIRHRNLVNYALWNIDCHNLSSNDVGLQLLSYHFDGFCHTFYASLLSGAAMVTIPSEYRMNTHYIADALVKHKVTFLGLLPALYNTILDEFVSKDTKTALRFVVLAGEKTSKSLLSKSKSIFPEVHLENEYGPTEATVGCIHNQNLSEKNISLIGKPISNTSVYILGDQQQLLPIGVSGEICISGDGVAEGYVNNPLLTSERFIKNPYSSHEIMYRTGDVGKWHPDGTIEILERIDDQIKIRGYRVELEEIAAEIMNYDSVSKCVVLPIYKNGTPQLTAYFTSETEINTDDLQNFLALRIPNYMIPVFYVRMDTFPYTINGKLDKRALPEPNEQDFGKAEPKTEKERLILDIWRQVLVSDEIGVTDNFFSVGGDSIKSIQVSSRLRDQGYEASVKDILQSKNIRALADKLKIVKTKSDQREIVGEIPLSPIQKWFFSNAGPEENYFNQSVMINFPEGIAKEIVENIFNALQVHHDALRMTYSIENGTISQRANPAAGFPVSLREFDLKREENREEILLTESEKIQSSIDLKNGPLVNLGLFHMNTGSRLLIVIHHLVIDGVSWRILFEDIETLYQQALKNEKFVLPLKTDSFKSWIENLKAYQETKAYKEGSLSWDNILQRPVKHIKRDYPEGSNLYKTKATEVFSFDKEITSKLLTEVHFPFNTQINDILLTAFLLSVEKVYEQDHIFLDMESHGRHSLGQNENVDRTVGWFTGFYPVILEKGDIDTAAIIKNVKETLRNIPNQGIDYILKKYYSEIETENHLETVPRISFNYLGQFDAEFDKSSFSIADEEKGQDISGNKQRNYDWDISGIITDGKLSMSIVYGKEQYTPETIQKLMHSYQEKIFEIVEYCCNYQKRELTPSDLSVKNISQQYLSDLQEKYNIQDIYSLSPMQEGILFHSVYEPGSTSYFGQMTFEIQKELDFENFEDSVNELVARHDIFRTVFLHEVYDKPLQLLLKSRAVKVELNDVRNEMHHKSIPEIIEKYKELEKNKGFDLQSDILMRFRILQVKENHYTIIWSYHHILMDGWCTAVILDEFRQIYSKKIRKQPLQLSPVNPYLNYIQWFESRDKTDSEIYWKEKLSDYNHAVSMPKKDLFEGEKLEYAYDFQSSLINTEDAEILNEMASQYGVTLNTIIQFAWGMLLAKYNGTDDVVFGTVVSGRPSDIQGIESMIGLFINTIPVRIKYSSEDNLENILQKIQADAIETNDHQYHPLSEIQVLSPLGRNLLDHIVIVENYPVLDESDISENAVNCRHDFPVRNVEMYVESNYDLMLVVSPHKEIEVKLEYNSNVYDPETIETILMHFNQIIQQVVLQNVKQQIV; encoded by the coding sequence ATGGAAAAATATACAGGATTAGAAATAGCAATAATCGGAATGGCAGGACGATTTCCGGAAGCAGATAACATTACACAATACTGGAATAATCTGGAGAACGGAAAAGATTGTATAAGTGATTTTACGGAAGAAGAAATTATTTTGGAAGGAGAGCCGGAAAGTCTTGTAAAATCTTCAGCTTATGTCAAGTCCAATGCTTATATCAAAACTAAAAAATACTTTGATTCCGAATTTTTCGGATATACTCCGCATGAAGCAGAGCTAATGGATCCTCAGGTAAGAATCTACCACGAATGCTGTTGGGAAGCATTGGAAGATAGTGGTTATACCTTCTCTGCTAATGATAAAGTAGGCGTTTTTTCTGCTGCATCACCAAGTGTGGCATGGCAATTATTTTCTACAAAAAATAATCAGGACAATTTTGTTGATGGGTTTACAGCTTCACATTTAAGAGATGCTACTTTTCTAAGTTCCAGAATTTCATATAAATTTAATCTCAAAGGTCCTGCTATTCTTGTACATACAGCCTGTTCTTCTTCATTGGTATCTATTCATCAGGCTTGTAGCAGTCTTCTTTTGGGAGAATGTAATATCGCGGTTGCTGGAGGCGTTAACATTGTCAATTATTCAAAAAAAGGATATTTGTACCAGGAAGGAATGATCCATTCAAAAGACGGAAGATGCAGACCTTTTGATGCTGAGTCCAGTGGAACTGTTGGGGGAGAAGGAGCTGGTGTTGTAATTCTTAAAAGGCTTAAAGATGCCATAAAAGATAGAGATAACATTTATGCTATCGTAAAAGGCAGTGCCATAAATAATGATGGTAGTAACAAAGTAGGATATACCGCACCAAGTGTCAAAGGTCAGGCTGAAGTAATCAGAAAAGCCCACAAAATGGCAGGAATTGACCAGTCGACAATAGGATATATTGAAACTCACGGAACGGCTACATCGCTGGGGGATTCCATTGAAGTGGAAGCATTAAATGAAGTATTTGGGAATTGTGCTCTTAATACGTGTGCAATAGGTTCTGTGAAGTCCAATATAGGCCATTTGGATACTGCTGCCGGTGTTGCCGGATTTATAAAAACTGTTTTGGCAATTAAAAATAGGAAAATACCTGCAAGTTTACATTTTGAGCAGCCTAATCCTAGGGTTGACTTCAAAGGCGGTCCTTTCTATGTAAATAATAAACTAAAAGACTGGGATGGTAACGAGCCGTTAAGAGCCGGAGTAAGCTCATTCGGAATCGGGGGAACAAATGCTCATATTGTTTTACAGGAAGCTCCTGAAGTTCCTATTTCTTCAGAAAGCCGAAAAAATCAACTTTTGGTATTATCTGCTAAAACTTCCAATAGTCTTAATGAAAATATTATTCGTCTTAATGAATTTCTAAAGCAAAATAGAAATATAAATCTTGCTGATACAGCTTTTAGTCTTCAGAAAGGAAGAGAGAGATTCAAATACAGAAAGACTGTTATATGCAGCAATATAGAAGATGCTTCTGACAAATTAGCGGAGAGCCTTTCTTATAATGGTGTAGAAGCTCATACTAAAGAAGGGGTTCAAAATATTATTTTTATGTTTCCCGGTCAGGGAACACAATACAGTAATATGTGTAAAGACCTTTATTATTCTGAAAAGATTTTCAGAAATAAAGTAGATGAATGTCTTGCTATTGCTTCTCAATACTCATCAGAAGATTTTCGTGCAATTTTATTTCAGGACAGAGTTTCTGGGAAAAATATCAATAATACTGAAGTTGCACAGCCACTTTTATTCATTATTGAGTATGCTCTTGCTCATTTACTTCAACAATGGGGAATAAAACCTGATTACATGATCGGTCACAGCATCGGAGAATATGTAGCGGCTTGTGTGAGTGGTGTATTTACATTGAATGATGCTATAAGGCTTGTTATTAAAAGAGGTGAGCTCATGGGAAAAGCCGAAAAAGGAAGTATGCTGAGCATCGAAATAGAAAGCGATAAACTGAACTTGCCTGCTGGTATTGATATCGCAGTTATTAACAGCGAAAAATCAATAGTAGTTTCAGGAACAGACCAGGATATAGAAGAGTTTAGTGCTGAGCTTGAGAAAAAAGGAATTATCAATAAAAAAATTCATACATCACACGCTTTTCACTCTCGTATGATGGATAATATTTTGGACGAATTTGAAAAGGAATTCAGTCATATCAGTATCCAAAAATCACAGATCCCGTATATTTCTAATATCACCGGAGATTTTGTGGATGATCATCAGATTTCTCAACCTTCATATTGGAGCAGACATTTAAGAAATACGGTAAATTTCTTTAAGGGAACAGAAACTCTCCTTAAAACAGGAGGAGCATGTTTTATTGAAGTGGGTCCCGGAAGAAGTTTGAGTAATTATGTTTCCGATAGCAGTTCAATGGATGACTCTCATGTTATCATTAATATGGTAAGACATGCGAAGCAGGCAATTGATGATCAGGAATACCTACTGGGAAAACTTGGAAGTCTGTGGGAACATGGTGTGAACATCAATTGGGATCAATTTTACAGTGGAGAAGAAAGAAATAAAGTTTCTTTGCCCACTTATGCGTTTGAGAAGTTAGAATATGTTACTGATTTTAATCTCAATAAATTACTTAATACCCAATTAAAGGAAGATAACTTTACAGAATCATTTACCGGTATTGAAGAATACATTAATGTTTCCTACTGGAAGCGTTCTGTTCTGCCAAACAAAGCTGTTGAGCTTTCTGAATCTTCATCTACGTTTTTAGTGTTTTCAGGAGATAAAGAAAAATTCAGTGATTCAATAATCAGGGAGTTACGCTCTTACGGACAAAACGTCATTGAAATACAAAAAGGTGAAGAGTTTTCAGAAATTAATCAGAATACGTTTAAGCTTAACATCGGTTCTTCGGAAGAAGTTTCAGAATTATGGAAGCATTTCACACAAAAAGAAATAATCCCTCATCAGATTATTTATTGTCTTACTCTTGATGAAGAATATCAGAAAGGAAATTATGATACACTTGATAAAAAGATCAATGACGGATATTTAGGACTGTGTAATATAGCCCAATCTATTGCTAGGGAAGGTCAATCTGGAAAAATCAGCATCAATGTAATTGGTAATTATCTGGCTCAGGTAATGCAAAACGACGAGATTGATGCTCTTAAAGCAATGGTTTATTCGCCAGTACAGATTATTCCTTCGGAGATCAGTAATGTACGATGCAAAATTATAGACATACCTTATCCTTTCCATAATAAGAATGAGGAAAACGAATATATTTTTAAAATTGAAAATGAGATTTTTTATGAAGCTTCAGAATCACCATGTGTAGCATATAGGTATAATGAAAGATGGGTAGAAACTTTTGAACAACTTCAAAATAACCCTAAAACAGAATCTGAAGTTAAAATTACTGAAAAGGGTGTTTATTTAATTATAGGCGGAACCGGGGGCATAGGATTATCTATTGCCGAAAAATTAGTGGAAGATCATAGTGCAGATATTATTCTTGTTCACAGATCAGAATTTCCGGAAAAAAAGGATTGGAATAACGTTTTAAGCTCGGAAGAAACAGATGAAACACTTCGAAAAAAGATTCAGAAAATTAAAAATATAGAAAATTGTGGAAGTAAGGTAACACTATACCGTTCTGATGTAACAGATGAAAAGCAAGTTCAGGAACTTACGCTGAAAATAAAGAATAATTATCCTTCCGTAAACGGAATTATCTGGGGTGCAGGCGAAGTAGATTATGGAGGTATTATTCTGAACAGAGCTAAAGATGATTTTATATCCTACAGTTCTGCGAAAGTACATGGCCTGCTTCTTTTAGAAAAATATTTTGATTTCAGCCAACTTGATTTTTTAGCTCTGTTTTCTTCTGTAGGAAATGCTATTTATCAGGTTAAATTCGGGCAGATAGCTTATAATGCAGGAAATGAATTTCTTGAAAATTACGCTTACGCAGCCAGAAAATCAGGCATAAATGCCATTACAATCAATTGGTGCGACTGGTTTGATACAGGATTGACTTATGATTCGGTAAGAAAAGCAGAAAATATTCAGGATAGAGATCTCATAAATTCAAAAATTCATAACGGGATCTATCCGGAGAAAGGAATAAAGATTTTCTTTAAATGTCTTCAGAATAAAGGAACAGTTTACACGATTTATCCTAAGGATCTTAACAGAAATATTAATCAGCAAAGAAAGAAACTTGAGAATACCCGACAGGAAATTTTTAGTTTAACATCTCAAGATCAGGAAGAAGGATTGATAAATTCGGAAGAAGTTTTGATTGATCTTTTCTCTGTTTTCTTCGGTAGAAAAGTAAGTCGTGAAAGTAACTTTTTTGAACTCGGAGGGGATTCTCTTAAGGCAATGAACCTGATTGCAAGAATCAATCAGAAAATCAGCTCAAATCTTACAATTAGTGATATTTATAAATTTCCTACTGTAAAAGAACTTACAGGAATGCTGGGAGATCTTAATCCTTCTTTACAGGATAACAGAATTCCACAAGCTCCTTTACAGAAATACTATAAGACTTCTGCAGAACAAAAAAGAATGTATTTTTTACAGGCAATTGATGAGCAGAGTACTCTATATAACGAAACGGAGGTTTTAAGAATCTTTGGTAAAATAGATCAGCTTAAAGTTGAAAATATTTTCAAAAAAATCATTACCAGACATGAAAGTCTAAGAACTGCATTAAAGATTGTAAACGGAGAATTGATGCAGGAGATTCTCACAGATTTTTCTTTCAGACTGGAAATTCTTCCATATGAAGAAAACAGGGAACATGAAACGATACAGTCTTTTGTCAGACCTTTTGATTTACAGAACGCTCCTTTGCTTCGTGTAGGATTAATAGAAAAAAATCCTGAAGAGTATATTATGGTGATCGATTCGCATCACATTGTCCTTGACGGAGTATCAAGATTTGTTCTGAGAGAGGAGTTTAATATTATTTATAACGACGGAGAACCGGAACCTATGGTTTTGCAGTATAAAGACTATGCAGAATGGCAAAATACTCCGGCTCAGAGAGAAAAACTGGATAGCCAGAAAAAGTTTTGGATCAATGAATTTTCAGAAGAAGTTCATCCTCTGGAACTGCCTACGGATTTTCCAAGACCTTTTGAAAGAACCAATGAAGGAGATTTTGTAAAATTTATAATAGGTAAAGAGGACTCTGGAACGTTAAGAAAAATGGCTTCTGAAGCTGGCGGTACAATGTACACAGTATTACTGGCTGTGCTGAATGTTTTCTTAGGTAAACTAGGGAATCAGGAAGATATTGTAATCGGAACACCTGTTTCCGGAAGACAAGATGCTGATCTGGAAAATCTTATAGGAATGTTTGTAAATACAGTTTGTTTAAGAAACTATCCTAAAGGAGAAAATACTTTCAGAGATTTTTTATCTGAAGTTAAAGAAAGAACTTTAATAAGTCTGGAAAATCAGTCCTATCAGTTTGAAGAGTTGGTCAATGATCTGAAAATACAACGTGACGAGAGAAGAAATCCTCTTTTTGATACAATGTTTGTATATCAGAATTATGAAGAATCTAAACAGGTAACCAATGGATTAGTGATAAAACCGGAAAATTTTAAGATTAATTTCTCCAGATTTGATTTAACGCTATTGGTAATCGATGAGAATGAAGAGCTTCATCTGAGACTGATTTATTCTACAGAAATATTTAAGAGAGATACGGCAGAAAGATTTGTCAATTATTTCAGAGAGATAATAAAGCAGGTTACCGAAAACCAATCTGTAATGTTATCAGAAATTACGATAATTCCGGCAGAAGAAAAACAGAAATTACTGGTTGATTTTAACAATACTTCCATTGAATATCCCGGAGAAAAAAATGTTCTTGATCTTTTTTTAAGAAACGTAGAAAGAACACCTGATGCTACTGCGCTTATACATGGAGACAAAAAAATAAGTTTCTCTGAGTTGAATGAAAAAGCGGATACCATTACGTTTAAAATAAATACAAAGCTGGAAGGTACAGGTCATAAAATTGGATTGATTTTTAAACAATCTGTAGAAATGATTGCTGCCATATTGGCAGTTATTAAATCTGGAAACACTTATATTCCTTTATCTCCAGAAGATCCTGCGGAAAGAAAAAAATATATTTTGGAGGATTGTCAGGCAGATATATTAATTATTCAGGATATTCTCAGAGATGAAAACCAAGGAATATTTTCAGAAGAAAAAATTCTGGTGGTAAAACCGAATGAAGAAAAAGGGATTACTAAGCAATATCCTAAAGTTACCATTTCTCCGGAATCTCTGCTGTATATCATTTATACATCAGGAACTACTGGTAAGCCAAAAGGTGTTGGAATCAGACATAGAAATCTTGTTAATTATGCGCTATGGAATATAGATTGTCACAATTTATCTTCAAATGATGTCGGTCTTCAGTTATTATCATATCATTTTGATGGTTTCTGTCATACATTTTATGCATCTCTGTTATCTGGAGCGGCAATGGTTACCATTCCATCAGAATATCGTATGAATACTCATTATATTGCAGATGCATTGGTAAAACATAAAGTTACTTTCCTTGGTCTTCTTCCTGCATTATATAATACTATTTTGGACGAATTTGTTTCAAAAGATACTAAAACAGCTTTGCGTTTTGTGGTTTTAGCCGGAGAAAAAACATCAAAAAGCCTGCTTTCTAAAAGTAAAAGTATCTTTCCTGAAGTCCATCTGGAGAATGAGTACGGACCAACTGAAGCTACTGTAGGATGTATCCATAATCAAAATCTCTCAGAAAAGAATATATCATTGATAGGCAAACCAATATCAAATACTTCGGTCTATATTCTTGGAGATCAGCAGCAGCTTCTGCCTATAGGAGTAAGTGGAGAAATATGTATTTCCGGGGATGGTGTGGCAGAAGGCTATGTGAATAATCCTCTTCTTACGTCTGAAAGATTTATAAAAAATCCATATTCTTCTCATGAAATAATGTATAGAACCGGAGATGTAGGAAAATGGCATCCAGACGGAACTATTGAAATTCTTGAAAGAATAGACGATCAGATCAAGATAAGAGGATACAGAGTAGAATTGGAAGAAATCGCGGCTGAAATAATGAATTACGATTCTGTTTCTAAATGTGTGGTTCTGCCGATATATAAAAATGGAACACCTCAACTTACAGCTTATTTTACCTCAGAAACAGAAATTAATACAGACGATCTTCAAAACTTTCTTGCTCTGAGAATCCCGAATTATATGATTCCTGTATTTTATGTAAGAATGGATACGTTTCCTTATACAATTAACGGAAAACTGGACAAAAGAGCATTGCCGGAACCTAATGAACAGGATTTTGGCAAAGCAGAGCCTAAAACGGAAAAAGAAAGACTTATTTTAGACATTTGGCGACAGGTTTTGGTATCTGATGAAATAGGAGTTACAGACAATTTCTTTTCTGTTGGAGGAGATTCTATCAAATCGATCCAGGTAAGTTCAAGGTTAAGAGATCAAGGATATGAAGCTTCTGTAAAAGACATTCTTCAAAGTAAAAATATCAGAGCATTAGCAGATAAACTGAAAATTGTAAAAACAAAATCCGATCAGAGAGAAATAGTGGGTGAAATACCTTTAAGCCCAATTCAAAAGTGGTTTTTCTCAAATGCAGGACCAGAGGAAAATTATTTTAACCAATCGGTAATGATCAATTTTCCTGAAGGAATTGCAAAAGAGATAGTTGAGAATATCTTTAATGCTTTACAGGTTCATCATGATGCTTTAAGAATGACTTACAGTATAGAAAACGGAACCATTTCGCAAAGAGCTAACCCTGCAGCAGGATTTCCTGTTTCTTTAAGAGAATTTGATTTAAAGCGAGAAGAGAATAGAGAAGAAATATTATTGACCGAAAGTGAGAAAATACAGTCATCTATTGATCTTAAAAACGGACCATTGGTAAATCTGGGCTTATTCCATATGAATACCGGAAGCAGATTACTTATTGTGATTCATCATTTGGTGATTGACGGGGTTTCATGGCGTATTTTGTTTGAAGATATTGAAACTCTTTATCAGCAGGCTTTAAAAAATGAAAAATTTGTTTTACCGTTAAAAACAGATTCTTTCAAAAGCTGGATCGAAAATCTTAAAGCATATCAGGAAACTAAAGCTTACAAAGAAGGTTCTTTGTCTTGGGATAATATTCTGCAAAGACCTGTAAAACATATTAAAAGAGATTATCCGGAAGGAAGTAATTTATATAAAACAAAAGCAACCGAAGTTTTTAGTTTTGATAAAGAAATAACATCAAAATTGCTTACGGAAGTCCATTTTCCTTTCAATACTCAGATAAATGATATATTACTCACAGCTTTTCTTCTCTCTGTAGAAAAAGTGTATGAACAGGATCATATATTTTTAGATATGGAAAGCCACGGCAGGCATTCTTTAGGACAAAATGAAAATGTAGATCGTACAGTTGGTTGGTTTACAGGTTTCTACCCTGTTATATTGGAGAAAGGAGATATCGATACAGCAGCAATTATCAAAAATGTAAAAGAAACGCTTCGTAATATTCCGAATCAGGGTATCGATTATATACTGAAAAAATATTATTCGGAAATAGAAACAGAAAATCATTTAGAAACTGTTCCTCGTATAAGTTTTAACTATTTGGGACAATTTGATGCTGAATTTGATAAAAGCTCGTTTAGTATTGCTGATGAAGAGAAAGGACAAGATATATCCGGTAATAAGCAGCGAAACTATGATTGGGATATATCCGGAATTATAACAGACGGAAAACTTTCAATGTCTATTGTGTATGGTAAAGAACAATATACGCCTGAAACGATACAAAAGCTTATGCATTCTTATCAGGAAAAGATATTTGAGATTGTAGAGTATTGCTGTAACTATCAAAAAAGAGAGCTTACTCCTTCTGATCTTTCTGTTAAAAATATCTCTCAACAATATCTTTCAGACTTACAGGAGAAATATAATATTCAGGATATCTATTCTCTGTCTCCGATGCAGGAAGGAATATTGTTTCATTCTGTTTATGAGCCAGGTTCCACAAGTTATTTTGGACAGATGACTTTTGAGATTCAAAAAGAATTAGATTTTGAAAACTTTGAAGACAGTGTGAATGAACTTGTTGCAAGACACGATATATTCAGGACAGTATTTTTACATGAAGTATATGACAAACCACTTCAGCTCTTACTGAAAAGCAGGGCTGTAAAAGTAGAATTGAATGATGTAAGAAACGAAATGCATCATAAGAGCATCCCGGAAATTATTGAAAAGTATAAAGAGCTTGAAAAAAACAAAGGGTTTGATCTTCAGTCTGATATATTGATGCGTTTCAGAATATTACAGGTAAAAGAAAATCATTACACGATTATATGGAGCTATCATCATATACTTATGGATGGATGGTGTACAGCAGTGATATTGGATGAATTCAGGCAGATTTATTCTAAGAAAATAAGAAAGCAGCCTCTACAGTTATCACCTGTTAATCCTTATCTGAATTATATTCAATGGTTTGAAAGCAGAGACAAAACAGATTCTGAAATCTATTGGAAGGAAAAACTAAGTGATTATAATCATGCTGTTTCCATGCCTAAAAAAGATCTTTTTGAAGGCGAAAAGCTGGAATATGCATATGATTTCCAAAGTTCTCTGATAAACACAGAAGATGCTGAAATATTAAATGAAATGGCATCTCAGTACGGGGTTACACTCAACACAATCATACAGTTTGCATGGGGGATGCTTCTTGCCAAATATAACGGAACGGATGATGTTGTTTTTGGAACAGTAGTTTCGGGAAGACCTTCTGATATTCAGGGTATCGAAAGTATGATAGGATTGTTTATCAATACGATACCTGTAAGAATCAAATATTCTTCAGAAGATAATCTGGAAAATATTCTCCAAAAAATTCAGGCAGATGCTATTGAGACAAACGACCATCAGTATCATCCATTATCTGAAATTCAGGTTTTAAGTCCGTTGGGAAGAAATTTACTTGATCATATTGTGATAGTAGAAAATTATCCGGTATTGGATGAATCTGATATTTCTGAGAATGCAGTGAATTGCAGACATGATTTTCCTGTCAGAAATGTTGAAATGTATGTAGAATCCAACTATGATTTGATGTTGGTAGTATCACCTCACAAAGAGATTGAAGTAAAGCTGGAGTATAATTCCAATGTGTATGATCCTGAAACTATTGAGACTATCTTAATGCATTTTAATCAGATTATTCAGCAGGTCGTACTACAAAATGTAAAACAGCAAATCGTATAA